One Thermoanaerobacter pseudethanolicus ATCC 33223 DNA window includes the following coding sequences:
- the cobD gene encoding threonine-phosphate decarboxylase CobD, translated as MKPYEHGGNVYDYEGEIIDFSSNINPLGVPEWIFDIIKKVDLTKYPDIKYRKLKEAISQYVGYSQENIIVGNGATELIHLFVRAFKVKRPLIPSPAFLEYERAVHINGGEPIYFRLEEDYGFKVNLAKLLLQMEEADSLIIGNPNNPTGQAIIREEIGILLKKAEILNIPVMIDEAFIEFMKDYKNYEALPLAKEHDKLFIVRAVTKFFGMPGLRLGYGIGSPSLIQKLEEYKEPWTVNALADAVGREIFKDEAYIEKTREYVNKEIEYMLYTLREIDYLVAFDTKVNFILLKLRTGRVNDLKQILLKKGILIRDASNFRYLDKSFFRVAIKRHEDNEKLIQALKEIDIKDLVEDKERVVI; from the coding sequence ATGAAGCCTTATGAGCATGGCGGAAATGTTTATGATTATGAAGGAGAAATAATCGATTTTAGTTCAAATATAAATCCTCTTGGGGTGCCGGAATGGATTTTTGATATTATCAAAAAAGTTGATTTAACAAAATATCCGGATATAAAATATCGAAAACTTAAAGAGGCTATTTCACAGTATGTGGGGTATTCGCAAGAAAATATAATTGTTGGGAATGGTGCGACAGAGCTCATACATCTTTTTGTGAGAGCATTTAAGGTAAAAAGACCCCTTATTCCGTCTCCTGCTTTTTTGGAATATGAAAGGGCAGTCCACATAAACGGTGGTGAACCAATATATTTCAGGCTGGAAGAAGATTATGGGTTTAAAGTAAATCTCGCAAAGCTTCTTTTACAAATGGAAGAGGCAGATTCTTTAATCATTGGGAATCCTAACAATCCTACAGGACAAGCCATAATTAGAGAGGAAATAGGAATTTTATTAAAAAAAGCGGAGATTTTGAATATACCTGTCATGATAGATGAAGCTTTTATTGAATTTATGAAAGACTATAAAAATTATGAAGCTTTACCTCTTGCAAAAGAGCATGATAAATTGTTTATTGTAAGAGCTGTCACAAAATTTTTTGGCATGCCAGGGCTGAGATTGGGGTACGGGATTGGAAGTCCTTCTTTGATACAAAAGTTAGAAGAATACAAAGAACCTTGGACAGTAAATGCTCTTGCAGATGCTGTGGGGAGAGAAATATTTAAAGATGAAGCTTATATAGAAAAAACAAGGGAATATGTAAATAAAGAAATAGAGTATATGCTTTATACTTTAAGAGAAATTGATTATTTAGTTGCTTTTGATACAAAAGTAAATTTTATATTGTTAAAGTTAAGAACAGGAAGGGTAAATGACCTTAAACAAATACTTCTAAAAAAAGGAATTCTCATAAGAGATGCTTCTAATTTTAGGTATCTGGACAAAAGCTTTTTTAGAGTTGCTATAAAAAGACATGAAGACAATGAAAAATTGATACAGGCTTTGAAAGAAATAGATATAAAAGATTTAGTAGAAGATAAAGAAAGGGTTGTAATATAA
- a CDS encoding AIR synthase related protein — MIERYRDLVIIYENDVAYVISCDSLGAIGNKEHDVLKVDEEIVGRTTVKVALSEVLCVGAKPLVISDTLSVEMNPTGQKILRGIKSELEENGLSDVVFTGSTEENFPTSITGIGITVIAKANVCDLKIKKVKAGMHVSLLGYPRVGSEVLGAKDVLNLSDYIKISNSKEIVEAIPVGSKGVKYEIGILEKISGLKVEANFPQHLDVLKSGGPSTCCLVVHNEEDTVSIKGLTDKPLTYVGVLI, encoded by the coding sequence GTGATTGAGAGATACAGAGATTTAGTGATAATTTATGAAAATGATGTAGCATATGTGATATCTTGTGACAGCCTCGGAGCAATAGGGAATAAAGAGCATGATGTGTTAAAAGTTGATGAAGAGATTGTAGGAAGGACTACTGTAAAAGTGGCTCTTTCGGAAGTACTATGTGTAGGAGCAAAACCCTTAGTCATATCAGATACTTTATCCGTTGAAATGAATCCAACAGGGCAAAAAATTTTAAGAGGCATAAAAAGCGAGCTTGAAGAGAACGGACTTTCAGACGTAGTTTTTACAGGAAGTACTGAAGAAAATTTTCCCACATCTATTACAGGTATAGGAATCACTGTAATAGCAAAAGCAAATGTTTGTGATTTAAAGATAAAAAAAGTGAAAGCAGGTATGCATGTTTCTCTTTTAGGTTATCCACGTGTAGGAAGTGAAGTTTTAGGAGCAAAAGATGTTCTTAATTTAAGTGATTATATAAAGATTTCTAATTCCAAAGAAATAGTGGAAGCAATACCTGTTGGTTCAAAAGGTGTAAAATATGAAATTGGCATATTAGAGAAGATATCAGGATTAAAGGTGGAGGCGAATTTTCCACAACATCTTGATGTATTAAAATCAGGGGGGCCATCCACCTGCTGCCTTGTAGTGCACAACGAAGAAGATACAGTATCTATTAAAGGACTGACAGATAAACCCTTAACATATGTCGGGGTGCTGATTTAG
- a CDS encoding ECF transporter S component, whose product MKEKANALKNVKTLTLVAMLIALSAVGALIKIFNTVAFDSMPGYFAALYLGSWYGALVISLGHMLTAITSGFPLGLTNHIYIAVQMGLYAYLFKFFYRKFNIYIAVIAATILNGPVATLLFVPIFGWGFFAAWVLPLTIASFANVFLAALVYKAIPKRSRE is encoded by the coding sequence GTGAAAGAAAAAGCAAATGCATTAAAAAATGTTAAAACTCTTACTCTTGTTGCTATGCTTATAGCCTTAAGTGCTGTAGGTGCTCTTATAAAAATCTTTAACACTGTTGCCTTTGACTCAATGCCAGGGTATTTTGCTGCATTATACCTTGGAAGTTGGTATGGAGCCCTTGTGATAAGTTTAGGGCACATGCTTACAGCAATTACTTCTGGATTTCCTTTAGGGCTTACAAATCACATATACATAGCAGTGCAAATGGGATTATACGCCTATTTGTTTAAATTTTTTTATCGAAAATTTAACATCTATATTGCAGTAATCGCTGCTACGATATTAAATGGTCCTGTTGCAACCCTTTTGTTTGTGCCCATATTCGGATGGGGATTTTTTGCGGCATGGGTATTACCACTAACAATTGCGTCATTTGCAAATGTATTTCTTGCAGCATTGGTTTACAAAGCGATACCTAAAAGGAGTAGAGAATAA
- the cbiB gene encoding adenosylcobinamide-phosphate synthase CbiB — MEVVLAYLLDLLIGDPEGYPHPVRIIGRVISHLESILRKYAKSDRALKIAGFILCGLTVTLAFAATYVLLYIAGLIHPYLKYAFDVLIIYTCLATKDLGKAAGKVYEALTKGDIVEARRRLSYIVSRDTDRLDVENISRGAIETVAENISDGIIAPMFYAFIGGAPLAIFYKAASTLDSMVGYRNEKYLDLGFASAKLDDILNFIPARITGFLIVIAAFLLGYDYKNSWRIFLRDRLKHQSPNSAHGEAAVAGALNIQLGGLNYYFGKPEIKPTLGDGKEKITPQHIKDSIRIMYMTSFLGLVVFYIGRRLM, encoded by the coding sequence ATGGAAGTGGTATTAGCCTACTTATTGGATTTGTTGATAGGAGACCCTGAAGGATATCCTCATCCTGTAAGAATTATAGGGAGAGTAATATCACATTTAGAGAGTATACTTAGAAAATATGCTAAAAGTGACAGAGCTTTAAAAATAGCAGGTTTTATACTGTGTGGACTTACAGTAACTTTGGCATTTGCAGCAACGTATGTACTACTTTATATTGCAGGACTTATACATCCATATTTAAAGTATGCTTTCGATGTTTTAATTATATATACCTGCCTTGCTACAAAAGACCTTGGTAAAGCTGCAGGAAAAGTATACGAAGCGTTGACAAAGGGTGATATAGTTGAAGCAAGAAGAAGATTATCTTATATAGTCAGTAGGGATACAGATAGGCTTGATGTTGAGAATATATCCAGAGGAGCGATAGAAACAGTTGCAGAGAATATATCAGACGGTATAATAGCCCCTATGTTTTACGCGTTTATAGGAGGTGCGCCGCTGGCTATCTTTTATAAGGCAGCAAGCACTCTTGATTCTATGGTAGGCTATAGAAATGAAAAGTACCTCGACTTAGGATTTGCTTCTGCAAAACTTGACGACATATTAAATTTTATCCCTGCTCGCATAACAGGTTTTTTGATTGTTATAGCTGCTTTTCTCTTAGGCTATGATTATAAAAATAGTTGGAGGATTTTTTTAAGAGATAGGTTGAAACATCAAAGTCCAAACAGTGCCCATGGAGAAGCAGCAGTTGCCGGTGCTTTAAATATACAACTTGGAGGTCTCAATTATTATTTTGGAAAGCCTGAAATTAAACCAACTCTTGGGGATGGAAAAGAAAAAATTACTCCACAGCACATAAAAGACAGCATAAGAATAATGTATATGACTTCATTTTTAGGTCTTGTGGTGTTTTATATAGGGAGGAGATTGATGTGA
- a CDS encoding cobyric acid synthase yields MTLKLMVQGTASSVGKSLLVAAFCRIFKQDGYRVAPFKSQNMALNSYITDEGLEIGRAQAMQAEAAGIKPSYHMNPILLKPSSDRMSQVILRGKVYKNISAAEYHQFKPELLKLIKEDFDFLASQNDIVVIEGAGSPAEINLRDRDVVNMGMAEMTNAPVLLVGDIDKGGVFASIAGTLLLLKENERNRIEGVLINKFRGDIEILKPGLKMLEDIIHKKVLGVVPYMDVHIDEEDGSTERFYRRNTEGDIEIAVINLPHISNFTDFEPLAKIPGIKLRYVNKGERIGDCDVVIIPGTKNTIGDLQALKEYRIDKEIFEMRKKGKFIVGICGGYQMLGKVIKDPGRIESTTSEIEGLGLLDIETVIENEKTTTQIKAVIRNNLPSILSPLRNIAVEGYEIHMGQSRILGDCQPFSVITHRNGEKVEVYDGCISDDGKVFGTYIHGIFENREFVREFINIVRKSKGLSPIEEIIDYKEFKEREYDKLADIVRKSIDMKEVYKIMERYRD; encoded by the coding sequence ATGACACTTAAACTAATGGTACAAGGAACTGCCTCTTCAGTAGGTAAAAGCTTATTGGTTGCTGCTTTTTGCAGAATTTTCAAGCAAGATGGTTACAGAGTAGCCCCTTTTAAGTCTCAAAATATGGCTTTAAATTCCTATATAACTGATGAGGGATTAGAAATAGGGAGAGCTCAAGCCATGCAGGCGGAAGCTGCAGGTATCAAGCCTTCTTATCACATGAATCCAATCCTTTTAAAGCCCAGCTCTGATAGAATGAGTCAGGTGATTTTAAGAGGCAAAGTTTATAAAAACATATCTGCAGCTGAATACCATCAATTTAAGCCTGAACTTTTAAAGCTTATTAAAGAGGACTTTGATTTTCTTGCAAGTCAAAATGACATTGTTGTAATAGAAGGAGCTGGAAGCCCTGCGGAAATAAATTTAAGGGATAGAGATGTTGTAAACATGGGTATGGCAGAGATGACAAATGCGCCAGTACTTCTTGTAGGAGATATTGATAAAGGCGGTGTATTTGCTTCAATAGCTGGTACTTTGCTCCTTTTAAAAGAAAATGAGAGAAATCGCATTGAAGGTGTACTTATAAACAAGTTTAGAGGAGACATTGAAATATTAAAGCCGGGCTTAAAGATGTTAGAAGACATTATACACAAAAAGGTTTTAGGTGTTGTCCCTTATATGGATGTGCACATTGATGAAGAGGATGGGTCGACGGAGAGATTTTATCGTAGGAATACAGAAGGAGATATAGAAATTGCAGTTATAAATCTTCCCCACATATCGAATTTTACGGATTTTGAACCTCTTGCTAAAATTCCCGGAATAAAGCTTCGCTATGTGAATAAAGGGGAAAGAATTGGAGATTGTGATGTGGTTATAATTCCGGGAACAAAAAACACAATTGGAGATTTGCAAGCATTGAAAGAATATAGGATTGATAAGGAAATTTTTGAAATGAGAAAAAAAGGGAAATTTATAGTCGGCATTTGTGGAGGATACCAAATGCTGGGAAAAGTCATTAAAGACCCGGGAAGAATTGAAAGTACAACTTCAGAAATTGAGGGACTTGGACTTTTGGATATAGAGACTGTAATTGAAAATGAAAAGACAACAACCCAAATTAAGGCGGTTATTCGCAATAATTTACCATCAATATTATCACCTCTTAGAAATATTGCTGTAGAGGGATATGAAATACACATGGGGCAAAGTCGAATTTTGGGAGATTGTCAGCCTTTTTCAGTAATAACTCATAGAAATGGAGAAAAGGTCGAAGTCTATGACGGTTGTATAAGCGATGATGGAAAAGTGTTTGGAACTTACATACACGGAATTTTTGAAAACAGAGAGTTTGTCAGAGAATTTATAAATATTGTGAGAAAATCAAAAGGACTTTCTCCTATAGAGGAAATTATTGATTACAAAGAATTTAAAGAAAGAGAATATGATAAGCTTGCAGATATTGTGAGAAAAAGTATCGACATGAAAGAAGTCTATAAAATTATGGAGAGGTATAGAGATTAA
- a CDS encoding cobyrinate a,c-diamide synthase, with protein sequence MCKAVMIAGTHSGAGKTTVSLGLMGVLSKRYKVQPFKVGPDYIDAAYHRYVTGNFSCNLDLYMLGEQNLKSLFYKNACNADISIIEGVMGMYDGIDTTKKGSSANIAKILDIPVILVVDASSMATSVSALIMGYMHYDREVKIKGVILNKAGNKKHYALLKECITRDLGIEVFGYLPKDAKLDLPERHLGLVPIYEMPEIKHKFDALYDYIEKFIDIEKILNVDAIDCSSTFRDTTGKHHDLKKVKIGYAFDEAFNFYYKESLELFEEIGAELVPFSPLKDYKLPDGISGLYIGGGFPEVFAERLNKNKKMLKSVKDAIDAGMPAYAECGGFMYLTKSITDLQGNTFEMAGIYDFETVMTKRLQRFGYVEAEVIEDNILFRKGDKIKGHEFHHSIIKGFSQKTSYVVHKPGKKEAWKCGFVHKNCLATYVHINLYTYKEAVKRFVDKCVQYQNSNAFQED encoded by the coding sequence TTGTGTAAAGCTGTAATGATTGCAGGCACTCATTCAGGAGCAGGTAAAACTACTGTAAGCCTTGGCCTGATGGGAGTACTGTCAAAAAGGTATAAAGTTCAGCCTTTTAAAGTAGGTCCAGATTATATAGATGCTGCTTATCACCGATATGTCACAGGGAATTTTTCCTGCAATCTCGACTTGTACATGTTGGGGGAACAAAACCTTAAATCGCTTTTTTACAAAAATGCCTGCAATGCTGACATTTCTATAATTGAAGGTGTTATGGGAATGTACGATGGGATTGATACTACAAAAAAGGGGAGCAGTGCTAATATTGCGAAAATTTTAGATATTCCTGTGATTTTAGTTGTAGATGCTTCTTCTATGGCGACAAGTGTATCAGCTTTAATAATGGGTTATATGCACTATGATAGGGAAGTAAAAATTAAAGGTGTGATATTAAATAAAGCTGGAAATAAAAAACACTATGCCCTTTTGAAAGAATGCATAACAAGAGATTTAGGTATTGAGGTTTTTGGCTATCTTCCAAAGGATGCAAAATTAGATTTGCCAGAAAGACACTTAGGCCTTGTGCCGATATATGAGATGCCAGAAATTAAACACAAGTTTGATGCCTTATATGATTATATTGAAAAATTCATTGATATAGAAAAAATTCTCAATGTTGATGCGATTGACTGTTCAAGTACTTTTAGAGACACAACTGGGAAGCACCATGATTTAAAAAAGGTAAAAATAGGGTATGCGTTTGATGAGGCTTTTAACTTTTATTACAAAGAGAGTTTGGAACTTTTTGAAGAAATTGGAGCAGAGCTTGTACCCTTTAGCCCTCTTAAGGATTATAAGCTGCCAGATGGAATATCGGGTTTGTACATAGGAGGAGGGTTTCCAGAGGTTTTCGCGGAGAGGCTTAATAAAAACAAAAAAATGTTAAAATCGGTTAAAGATGCAATAGATGCTGGTATGCCTGCGTATGCAGAGTGTGGCGGCTTTATGTATCTCACAAAAAGCATAACAGATTTACAAGGAAATACTTTTGAAATGGCAGGAATTTACGATTTTGAAACTGTCATGACAAAAAGGCTTCAGAGATTTGGCTATGTTGAGGCAGAAGTTATTGAAGATAACATCCTTTTTAGAAAAGGGGATAAAATAAAAGGGCATGAGTTTCACCACTCAATAATAAAAGGTTTTTCACAGAAAACCTCATACGTTGTGCATAAACCGGGAAAAAAAGAGGCTTGGAAATGTGGATTTGTGCATAAAAATTGCCTGGCGACGTATGTTCACATAAATTTATACACATATAAAGAGGCTGTCAAGAGGTTTGTTGACAAATGTGTTCAATACCAGAACTCAAATGCTTTTCAGGAGGATTAA
- a CDS encoding ABC transporter ATP-binding protein produces the protein MAILQVDKLHFSYGEREVLRGIDFTINKSIVIGIIGANGSGKTTLLKNISGYLTSTYGNVFVLGKNIKDFTIKEKAKYIGYVPQDIVYDFEFNCYDVVMMGRIPYLKRFQSERKEDRDIVRECMEITNTWQFKDKSIKELSGGERQRVYIARALAQKARILLMDEPVSHLDIKYQVEILSLVKDLSLKGILVIVVLHDINLASQFCDEIFIMKEGKIIASGSPRNVLTLNNIKSAFSIDVEVFENPVTHTPYVIPSLNGKEQLKVV, from the coding sequence ATGGCTATTTTACAGGTAGATAAATTACATTTTTCTTATGGGGAAAGGGAAGTTTTAAGAGGGATAGATTTCACCATAAATAAAAGCATAGTGATAGGGATAATTGGTGCAAATGGAAGTGGCAAGACTACACTTTTAAAGAATATATCAGGGTATTTGACGTCAACTTATGGTAATGTCTTTGTGTTAGGGAAAAATATCAAAGACTTTACTATAAAAGAAAAGGCAAAATATATAGGTTATGTGCCTCAAGATATAGTTTACGACTTTGAATTTAACTGTTATGACGTAGTAATGATGGGAAGAATTCCTTATCTTAAAAGGTTTCAGTCGGAGAGAAAAGAAGACAGAGATATTGTAAGAGAGTGCATGGAAATTACAAATACATGGCAGTTTAAAGACAAAAGTATAAAAGAGTTAAGCGGCGGTGAAAGGCAAAGGGTGTATATAGCGAGGGCATTAGCACAAAAAGCTCGAATTTTACTCATGGATGAGCCAGTTTCTCACCTTGATATAAAATACCAAGTTGAAATACTATCTCTTGTAAAAGATTTATCTTTAAAAGGAATACTTGTAATTGTTGTGCTTCACGATATTAACCTCGCTTCACAGTTTTGTGATGAGATTTTCATTATGAAAGAAGGCAAAATAATAGCATCTGGGTCTCCCAGAAATGTTTTAACATTGAACAATATAAAATCAGCCTTTTCAATAGATGTGGAAGTATTTGAAAATCCTGTTACCCATACTCCTTACGTCATTCCCTCACTAAATGGAAAGGAGCAACTCAAAGTTGTGTAA
- a CDS encoding FecCD family ABC transporter permease: MGVKKGMYFGTAFSLLVFTMILSISAGAVKIPLQEILNVFLGGGSETSRTIILNLRLPRAIESAIVGMGLSVVGTFFQGLLRNPMADPYVLGVSSGAAFGATIAIILGLGIFGLSFMAFITSLMTVFFVYTISKTGTRVSMTTMLLAGIAISAFMSAIISLMMLLNHDEFSRIVFWTMGGFSLINWNSVVFTTPIIIIGSFMMYVFSRDVNAILTGEEVAEHLGVNTELVKKIILVTGSLVTATAVSVGGIIGFVGLIVPHISRLIVGPDNRVLVPFSAISGAIFLTFADLLARVILKPMEIPIGIITAAFGGPFFLYLLIKSKQKSEGM, translated from the coding sequence GTGGGAGTAAAAAAAGGGATGTATTTTGGTACAGCCTTTTCACTGCTTGTCTTTACCATGATTTTATCAATTTCTGCAGGGGCGGTAAAAATACCCCTGCAGGAGATTTTAAATGTTTTTTTGGGCGGTGGCAGTGAAACCTCTAGGACAATAATCCTTAATTTAAGACTTCCAAGAGCTATTGAATCTGCGATTGTAGGTATGGGACTTTCTGTTGTTGGGACATTTTTTCAAGGGCTTTTGAGAAATCCAATGGCAGACCCTTATGTATTGGGTGTATCATCAGGAGCGGCTTTTGGAGCTACTATTGCGATAATATTAGGACTTGGAATATTTGGACTTAGTTTTATGGCATTTATTACTTCTTTAATGACTGTATTTTTCGTATACACTATTTCTAAAACTGGCACAAGAGTATCCATGACCACAATGTTATTGGCAGGTATAGCTATAAGTGCTTTTATGTCTGCAATTATCTCTCTCATGATGCTTTTAAACCATGATGAGTTTTCTCGAATTGTTTTTTGGACTATGGGAGGATTTAGCCTCATAAATTGGAATAGTGTGGTCTTTACTACTCCTATAATAATAATTGGCTCTTTTATGATGTATGTATTTTCAAGGGATGTAAATGCAATATTGACAGGAGAAGAAGTTGCCGAACATTTAGGTGTCAACACAGAACTGGTCAAAAAAATAATTCTTGTGACAGGGTCATTAGTTACTGCAACAGCTGTATCAGTCGGTGGAATTATAGGTTTTGTTGGACTTATTGTGCCTCATATATCAAGGCTTATTGTAGGACCTGACAATAGAGTTTTGGTACCTTTTAGTGCAATATCAGGAGCAATATTTTTGACTTTTGCAGACCTATTAGCACGAGTTATTTTAAAACCAATGGAAATTCCAATTGGGATAATTACTGCGGCATTTGGAGGACCATTCTTTTTGTATCTGTTAATAAAGAGCAAACAAAAAAGTGAAGGAATGTGA
- a CDS encoding ABC transporter substrate-binding protein translates to MRKFKGLLALLVVFALMFSLAACSTNNATKPQDTSQTATETVKTQFPLKVTDFLGREVTIEKEPQRIVSLAPSTTELIYALGAGNKVVGVTDFDNYPPEVKDVPKVGGFKGPNVEAITAQKPDIIFASTLSGKEQMESLEKMGIPVVMLEAKNIDQIYQSIRIIGQITGTEKKGEELIKQMQDKIKEINDKVKELPKVSVFYLVSLDGNWTAGKGTFIDELINLAGGKNVAEDVNGWAQYSVEELVKKNPDVIITSPHAGDVKDIKNMAGYKDTNAVKNDKVFVISNDDIISRASNRIVLGLEEIAKFLHPEAFK, encoded by the coding sequence ATGAGAAAATTTAAAGGTTTACTTGCTTTATTGGTAGTCTTTGCTTTAATGTTTTCACTGGCGGCTTGTTCAACAAACAATGCTACAAAGCCACAAGATACATCTCAAACAGCAACTGAAACTGTAAAAACACAGTTTCCTTTAAAAGTTACAGACTTTTTAGGAAGAGAAGTAACTATAGAGAAAGAACCCCAAAGGATAGTTTCTCTTGCACCTTCTACAACAGAGCTTATATATGCTTTAGGAGCAGGAAATAAAGTAGTGGGTGTTACAGACTTTGACAATTATCCACCTGAGGTCAAGGATGTACCCAAAGTGGGGGGGTTTAAAGGGCCAAATGTAGAAGCGATTACTGCTCAAAAGCCTGATATAATATTTGCTTCCACTCTTTCCGGTAAAGAGCAAATGGAATCTTTAGAAAAAATGGGTATACCTGTTGTAATGTTGGAGGCAAAAAACATTGACCAGATATACCAGTCTATAAGAATAATAGGCCAAATAACAGGAACTGAGAAAAAAGGCGAAGAGTTAATTAAACAAATGCAAGATAAAATAAAAGAAATAAATGACAAAGTCAAAGAGCTTCCAAAAGTCAGCGTATTTTATCTGGTATCTCTTGACGGAAACTGGACAGCAGGTAAAGGCACATTTATTGATGAGCTTATAAACCTTGCAGGTGGCAAAAACGTTGCAGAGGATGTAAATGGTTGGGCGCAGTACAGCGTAGAAGAATTAGTCAAGAAAAATCCTGATGTGATAATAACTTCTCCTCATGCAGGGGATGTGAAAGACATTAAAAACATGGCAGGATATAAAGATACTAATGCTGTTAAAAATGACAAAGTATTTGTGATAAGCAATGACGACATAATATCAAGAGCTTCTAATAGAATTGTTTTAGGACTTGAAGAAATCGCAAAATTCTTACATCCGGAGGCATTTAAGTAA
- a CDS encoding type II toxin-antitoxin system PemK/MazF family toxin codes for MMKNDIKPGDVLLLSFPTHIPKGHEQEGKRPVVVVAVPKGPMRYPLIIVVPLTTRDGEWANQNLNLYYRIPAGNGGLPKDSIALLDQIRAVDVERIESFIGSLRGDILDSIIRNLIHIFQGK; via the coding sequence ATGATGAAAAATGATATAAAACCGGGAGACGTCCTCCTTCTTTCTTTTCCTACTCATATTCCAAAAGGGCATGAACAGGAAGGCAAAAGGCCGGTTGTTGTAGTAGCAGTACCAAAAGGACCTATGAGGTATCCGCTTATAATAGTAGTTCCATTAACGACACGAGATGGAGAATGGGCAAATCAAAATCTTAATTTGTACTATAGGATACCGGCAGGAAATGGTGGATTGCCAAAAGATTCAATTGCATTATTAGACCAAATACGTGCTGTAGATGTTGAACGCATTGAATCGTTCATTGGTTCTCTTAGAGGAGATATCCTTGACTCTATTATAAGAAACTTGATACATATTTTTCAAGGCAAATAG
- a CDS encoding DUF2281 domain-containing protein, with protein MDNAVRKKAKEYIDRLPEDKVKEIIDFIEYLNEKNKKEMEKEDKEWLNAELTELPEYDWGTEGPPQGRPVKYIEGVGLIIEGGRPDDEK; from the coding sequence ATGGATAATGCAGTGAGGAAGAAAGCAAAAGAATATATAGATAGATTACCAGAAGACAAAGTAAAGGAAATTATTGATTTTATAGAATATTTAAATGAAAAAAACAAAAAAGAAATGGAAAAAGAAGACAAAGAATGGTTAAATGCGGAATTAACAGAACTTCCGGAGTATGACTGGGGAACTGAAGGTCCACCACAGGGTCGTCCCGTCAAATATATAGAAGGAGTAGGGCTAATTATTGAAGGAGGAAGACCTGATGATGAAAAATGA